The Carnobacterium divergens genome includes a window with the following:
- the rpsS gene encoding 30S ribosomal protein S19 translates to MGRSLKKGPFIDEHLMKKMDALVESEKKHVVKTWSRRSTIFPSFVGYTIAVYDGRKHVPVYIQEDMVGHKLGEFAPTRTYRGHAADDKKTRR, encoded by the coding sequence ATGGGACGTAGTTTAAAAAAAGGACCTTTTATTGATGAGCACCTAATGAAAAAAATGGATGCTCTCGTTGAAAGTGAAAAAAAACACGTTGTTAAAACTTGGTCACGCCGTTCAACAATTTTTCCAAGCTTTGTTGGATACACTATTGCAGTATATGATGGACGTAAACATGTGCCAGTATATATTCAAGAAGATATGGTAGGCCACAAACTAGGTGAATTTGCACCAACAAGAACATACCGCGGACATGCTGCGGATGACAAAAAAACTAGACGTTAA
- the rplP gene encoding 50S ribosomal protein L16, whose product MLVPKRVKHRREFRGKMRGEAKGGKEVTFGQWGLQAVDSHWITNRQIEAARIAMTRYMKRGGKVWIKIFPHKSYTAKAIGVRMGSGKGAPEGWVAPVKRGKIMFEIDGVSEEVAREALRLASHKLPVKTKIVKRKEIGGESNEG is encoded by the coding sequence ATGTTAGTACCTAAACGTGTTAAACACCGTCGTGAGTTTAGAGGTAAAATGCGTGGTGAAGCAAAAGGTGGAAAAGAAGTAACTTTTGGTCAATGGGGTTTACAAGCAGTAGATTCACACTGGATTACTAACCGCCAAATCGAAGCAGCCCGTATTGCTATGACTCGTTATATGAAACGTGGTGGGAAAGTATGGATTAAAATCTTCCCTCATAAATCATATACTGCAAAAGCAATCGGAGTTCGTATGGGTTCTGGTAAAGGGGCACCTGAAGGTTGGGTAGCACCAGTAAAACGCGGCAAGATCATGTTTGAAATTGACGGCGTATCAGAAGAAGTGGCTCGCGAAGCATTACGCTTAGCATCTCACAAATTACCAGTTAAAACTAAGATTGTAAAACGTAAAGAAATTGGTGGTGAATCGAATGAAGGCTAA
- the rpsC gene encoding 30S ribosomal protein S3, with amino-acid sequence MGQKINPIGLRVGVIRDWDAKWYAEKEYANYLHEDLRIRKYIAKNLSDAAVSTVEIERAANRVNVSVHTAKPGMVIGKGGSEVESLRKNLNQLTGKRVHINIVEIKKPDLDAKLVGEGIARQLENRVAFRRAQKQAIQRTMRSGAKGIKTQVSGRLNGADIARAESYSEGTVPLHTLRADIDYAWEEADTTYGKLGVKVWIHRGEVLPTKKNAEKGGK; translated from the coding sequence GTGGGTCAAAAAATTAATCCAATAGGTTTACGTGTTGGCGTTATCCGTGATTGGGATGCTAAATGGTATGCAGAGAAAGAATATGCTAACTATTTACACGAAGATTTACGTATCCGTAAATACATTGCTAAAAACTTAAGCGATGCAGCTGTTTCAACCGTTGAGATTGAACGTGCCGCTAACCGCGTAAACGTATCAGTTCACACTGCTAAACCAGGAATGGTTATCGGTAAAGGTGGTTCTGAAGTTGAATCGTTACGTAAAAACTTAAACCAATTAACAGGTAAACGAGTTCACATCAACATCGTTGAAATCAAAAAACCTGATTTAGATGCTAAATTAGTAGGCGAAGGAATTGCACGTCAATTAGAAAACCGTGTAGCATTTCGTCGTGCTCAAAAACAAGCAATTCAACGCACAATGCGTTCTGGCGCTAAAGGGATCAAAACGCAAGTTTCTGGTCGTTTAAACGGAGCAGACATCGCACGTGCGGAAAGCTATTCTGAAGGAACTGTACCTCTTCATACATTGCGTGCCGATATCGACTACGCATGGGAAGAAGCAGACACTACTTACGGTAAACTAGGCGTTAAAGTTTGGATTCACCGTGGAGAAGTACTTCCTACAAAAAAGAACGCTGAGAAAGGAGGGAAATAA
- the rplV gene encoding 50S ribosomal protein L22 — MSEQITAAKATANTVRISARKVRLVIDLIRGKSIGEAISILKFTPNGASVPVEKVLMSAVANAEHNYDLDVENLVISEAYANEGPTMKRFRPRAKGSASPIMKRTSHITIVVSEKKEG, encoded by the coding sequence ATGTCAGAACAAATTACAGCAGCTAAAGCAACTGCAAATACTGTTCGCATTTCAGCTCGAAAAGTTCGTTTAGTTATCGATCTTATCAGAGGAAAAAGCATAGGAGAAGCAATTTCAATCTTGAAATTCACTCCAAATGGTGCTTCAGTACCTGTTGAGAAAGTACTAATGTCAGCAGTAGCTAATGCAGAACACAACTACGATTTAGACGTAGAAAACTTAGTGATTAGCGAAGCTTATGCAAACGAAGGACCAACAATGAAACGCTTCCGTCCACGTGCAAAAGGTTCAGCTTCACCAATTATGAAACGTACAAGCCACATTACAATCGTGGTATCAGAAAAAAAGGAGGGGTAA